A segment of the Bombus huntii isolate Logan2020A chromosome 9, iyBomHunt1.1, whole genome shotgun sequence genome:
ATGGAATGTCTGAATTTTTTTCTGAATTGTTATTTCAGAGATGTCAACATTAATTAAAAGTTTTTAGACTAGAACcatatacatattattgtaattgCCATTTTATTACACATCTCAAAACGATTTCAATGATGTGTATGTATAACGAGAATGTTTAAATAATAACTTATCGGatattattatgaaaaattcgaCTTAAATATGAAATTCGGACAACATTTTGTTTTTCATAACGTGTAATCTGTAAGATGGAAAACAATTAGATGTTTCTTATTCGTACATTTGTAATCGGGGTAACAGTGTAATTAATTGCATCTTGTACAATTTATGTGAAATACTGTTACGAATTTAgtaaaaattgtacaataacataaatatttatatcgccTGGAAAGAAATCGTTTTTCATCTTACGAATCAAGTGTTACGAACAAGAGATATTAACTAAACTTAATATACCAATATTCTCTATTTTCAGTCTCATGACTGAAAAATGGGCTTGGTTTACAAAATCCTTGACTTACAATTCTATCTTAACCTTTCGCTCTTCCCATTCGCTCAAGTCTCTCATTTTTACTCTTTTATCTTCTATTATCTAACTATATTTCTAATTACTTTCTCTAACAATACTTTATACTATCGctttcttatatatatattttttttcttttcttttgtttgCTATAATTAcatcttttttctcgtttGCTTTACCTTCAACTTATCCAATCCTATCTTAATCCTATCTTATTCCTCTACTTTCCCATCCCTTTTTTCGCTCACTGCTTTCTCTATCCTGATCTCTCTGTCTGTTTTCCTACAATCCTTCATCAACTGTTTCAAAGTCCGGAATTTGTCCTCGGACAAATCGCAATTCCGTCCTTTTCTTCCcaatatttatttcacttttCCAAATTTCCGCACCAAATTTTCGCCCTTATCACTAGTCGTTGACTTCCGTCTCTTCTCTCTTCATTCAGATACTCTGCTAGTTCTAACATTCTAATTatgattatttatatgtatgtacaacTGTGCTAATTTGCTATGTCGCATTTGTTGCTGAACCTTcatcttctcttttcttcacATTCTTCTCACGTCTTTTCTTTCCCCCTTTTAATCGATCCATTCTCTTCTGTTTGTCTCaatctatttctttttaggtacattttcctctctttcattttcttttccttcaaATATTCCACGACAATTTTTCTCTCCATCCTATTCTGAAATCTTCCTCAGATTTCAACACTTTTTAATTCCCCCTCGCTcttaatttttctcttttcgtttCCTCTACgactaaataataatcgtatttaaCGTTTGCACGATGTCTTCGCAAAAATATCCgataaattattgtttaaatatactCGTTAacattgtttaataaaaaagatgacaataataaaaatatataatgcatCTTAAAAAACTTTGCTGATATTCATGTCTCTGTAAATAACAATCTAAAGAAGATTCAAACCTTCCACTAAGTTACCTTGATGAAATCaaataattcttaaaaaatattttttcgcattttcgatattttcaattatattttattataaacataataGCGTGTATACATTTAAACCGAACATactgtacatatgtataataataacttAGACGTTACTTAAGAGAGTTCGATGTAATCAAAACGAGAAAGTTCAAAGCAACTTATGTAATAAAGAGAGGGAGAGTGAATTGAACTCTGTCGTAATCGTTGCAGCAGATGCACGTAGAAACCTCGGAAAGAAACCGGTGTGACTTTTGGTCATGCAGTTAAATAAAACTGCTTCGttagttataaaaatatctatgtCTGTTTACAAACTTGTAAATTCTGTAGTTTTCTATGTacatcttcttttttattttagaattgaTCAGTTGCAAAAgttcgaaaaagaaagaaaataataaagcacttaaaaaaaaaagatatacatatatacctaCAGTATATTACGagtatattatattcgaaGTCACGTTTTAGAAAATGAATGTTTTTCTATCGTTTCGTATGCTTTACGATATTAAGTGCTATTAAAGTAAAATCATTAACGTAGttgcatttaaaatataaaaatattaataacggATAGGAAAGGATATTTATGAAATGTcatttccttcgtttctcACATTTTTATACAGTAATATCTACATAAATTAGTACCAtgtattaataattcatttgTTATAAACTGAACTAAAATTCATTGACATTTTAATACAGAAATAATTTCTCCGTGgaattttatatagatatgaatataaataatatctttacataaaaatatgaacaatattatttgaaaagtATATGAGCAGCAcaaatatgtaattaattttagtacttttatattaaaataaatcgtaCTTTAGTATAAACTATTATACACATAAGTATAGCTTTCTACTGTTTTTACACTTGTTAATTAGGTATTTtacatgtataataaattaataaattattaattaaatgtataatCTCGAATGATCTATAACGGGGCTATATCACTAGATAGAAGTAACAAATGTATGTACTTACTTTTTAATTCTCTGCCTTCGTTGGTACATGGTCCTTCGTCCAGCATGCACTTAATGTAATTGGTAAGGATACGACCATTTTGCAGGATCCTGTCCACGTCTACATTGTCATATTTTGTGGTATAATCTTCCGCTGTTACACAAACGACTGCGACCAAGGCAAATAATAAGAGATAAATCTTCATATTGTAATTGAAGCGCGTTCTTCCAGCTTCAATTTTAAAATGCAAAACTCTATGACGATTATACCAACGAAAGCGATATgaagatagaaaaatgtaCAGATTACTACGTTCCGTTTAACGAAGTAATAGATGGCAATTTAAAAACAAATGTTATTTGAAAGCTACCCTATACAGCGGAAAGTAAACCGCTCTTTGTAACAGTTGAAGCAAGTTGTCGAATTATATAGCTGAAGACAGAGGACATTGGAGGGAGTAGATAAACGCGTTAGTTGAGTATTTTATACTCCATGGAACGTACGCATACGTTGTACAGTAGCGATTGAATACAAGCAtcaagatataaaaaataataccgataaataaaataaatatattttatcatttatatatatcagTCATATACTTTTCACCTGTTTAAAGTTTTCAAACTAGCTAATTAATTTCGTATATCGGTGTTAAATCTACCGAGAAATTAGATAAATGGAcgaaaacaaatttaaataaatttttaaagtaCGTATTATTGGACTATTGCTTGTTCTATGAAATGTCGTGAATATACATGATAATTGAACCTAATCGCGTTAAAACCATCtgttatataaatttgttaatatcAATATGCAATCAATTTCTTCTAAAAGAAAATTctctaataattattttgtctaaaattatataaaatgctCTCCGTATACGAGGAGTGAGGAATGTTTGACGTTTGAGAATACATGTTGAGCAGTGTGATAGAAATAGTTAACACAGCGAGAACAACGTGCTATCAAGAATAATGAAGAGATTATTCTTTGCCGTGTTTAGAGGATGACCATCGGGTATTTACGTTGCGTACCTTGCCAAGGACGATCATCAATAAAAATACGATGTTAATGCTATAACAAGGTTTACGTTTGGAAATCTTATAATTTACCCATCTCGATATATGTACGATAGATAAACAAATCAAAAAGTGAATAAACTTTCTCGATTAAAGGATCTTCGGATAATTGAATAGATATCTAGATAATCATAATCGAATAATAGATACTAATTATTGCAGTAATAAAATCGttcgatttaattaattggtgtaattttatattttatctcttacaaagttacaacgtattttGGGAAATAGATCTTTTTGATCgagaataaatattatttcaagaCACCGATTATGTAAGtttaaaaagtaatatattcttttaaatgAATATATCATGTGTTATTATGTATTCGTTACCTGACGTTTACTTTTCCTATTCGTAGAATCTCCTATTACCTGTTGATCCATGACTTACAAAATATTCCGTTCATATCGTGTACAGACATATATTCATTTCGACATTACAATCATCagattaattaaaatgcaCACCGTATCACAACTTCAACCCACTTTATCATTCGACTGTATCGTAAACCGACTATACGTCgattataatatgtataaactTTCTATCTTGTCCCTTAGACTTTGTTTGACGCGAATACACATTTCATTTTGatcaaatttcattttgaacaATTATTCCACCGTCGTTATCTAGATACATCTAAGATAggcatatatgtataacaaGATAATCATCGGCATGTATAAAAGCTATAAAAGTCTATTGATCGTTTGTAAGAAGCGATATATGCGTAATATGATGCGTTATAGATTTTAAAGTTTACTTAATATATCGGCCCTCTGAATTGTTCTGCAAGAACGTGTACCTGTAAcgataatataatttcttataaatttttgCAAAGATATATTGACTTTTGAAAGATCGTTAGAAATCTAAGAAAGAGACGAGACAATGGCTATTTGCACCATTCAGTGAGatatatcttatatatctGCCACGACAACGAAATATCtcatatttctaaattttgtatatttattaataaattacgatTGATTGTAGCCAGTTGGTACGAAAATTTAAAGACAAATCAGGGAGGGTACGAAATCATATATAGTATATGATCCGATAAGTACTGATAtcgaaaatacgaaatttctAACATTGGGTGTAGGTAAGTACataatatagaaatttatGGTAAATACATTTTAccttgttcttttttcttcttatatATGACAATTCTTACAAACACAAATGTttgatattatgaaatattatgagttatattaaaactttttaataataaagttaattACGTTCAAAGTTATAGAATCTCTCAAGAATTTGTTGCAGCGTCAAATATTGTTTTCCATGATATCCTTTCATCCTACATAAAATACTTGAGCAATTCATAACGGCGTATAATCGATTCCCATTCATTGGGATAATTTCGTTGCATAAATATTGTCAATTTGTGTGCAAGTGCAGCTTGTCGAGGTGTACAACGTTCACAATGATTGTTCAACGCTTCTGGCAACAAAGCTGTAAGAATcgtaacaatattttatatgtaatacgaaCGAATTATTAAATCTGAATACGACCTTCAAAATTTGCATGCTAAGAGGAAAAACAGTTGATTCCGCTTAATTTATCTCTTGCTTGACAAATATCATTATCgtaatttcataataaaatttatttattaacaatgCATACCTTTTATTGATGAAACGACAAAGCAAAGTGATCGAAGGTGAACTTTGATGATGTTTCTTCGTTTGTTTAATATACTTTTAAAATACAAGAttgtacatgtatattttgaacacgaaattatttcatattttatcttttattgaTAAATTGTTGCGTAAGGATAGATATTTTTTTCCTGATGAACTAAAGAATCAACATTTTCTTCTTGagcatacatatttattatataataatgtatGTTCTATTTACACATACACTATTTTCAGGGTAacaattgtaataaaaaagttatttgTAAATGTATTGTACATGCGAAAAGAGCATACCGATCGCgaaattgaagttaattttttcgaattttaagAAGACGATTTAAGTgatttaatgattttaataatcGTGGAATAATTATTGTGAATTGGCCTTCGTCTACTTTTTAATGGAATGGTGGTTTGTATTTGTATTATGAAAAGAATATAcaaggtggttggtaactggtggtacaagcggaaagggggtgattctacgcgaaaaaagtcgaaaatatagtgGTATATATCGAATATATATCGGTGTGCAGGAATCTTTAAAACAAAATACTattgaagaagaaaattcatctttttttcttctaacgTTTCTTCAGACGATCCacttttagattttagatcgCGCAATAAAAACATAAGTTCACGTAAATTAAAGTTATTTTAGATTacatttatgtacatataagAATTAAAGCCCTCTGTCGGTACTAGACCAAACTATCCCAGATCCACCATGCAGAAACGAGACgttaataatatacataatggCAATGATTAAAAATCGTCTTTATAATACAGAGGATGATATAGCTTTTGAGCCAAGATTGACAAGAGCAAAGACCAAGTATagtttgataaaatatattttataattatatactaGAATTAGGAAATATGTCTCAATTGTATCTTAATTAATATAGAGAGCTAGCAGCAGCCCAAGTTAATATACCATGGCCAATTACTCCAGTGAAGAAAACTTCATCAGAAGTACAAGCATTAATCGAAGAAGAATTACCAGAAGATTCTTCTGATGAAGAATACAATCCAGAACAAGAATCACATGATCCTGAAGGAATTTTTAAAATCCCTGGGTAAATTAACGTACTtaagataattttaaataatatattaatataatacattaatAGAATTCTAATtactttaatattatatatttttagaattcCTTATGTGCCAACAGAAGAAGAAAGTATTGGTCAAAGAACACGATCCAAAGTTTGTTTAAGCGAAACACCTTTGGAACAGATTGAACAAGCATTTATACCTCCAGATATAACCATTGATATGTATGATTTGGATTGTGAAAAAGATGAAGATTGGGATAATTTCTTAAAAGAATTTACTCAACCACTCACTCAAGAACCTATGGTGGAAGATGATTCGGAAGCAGATCcagaatataatattttagaagACGAAGAAACAGAACTTTGTATGtatgataaaaaatatgattatatactatacatttcttaaattatacaggctattaaaataatttgaatatgtTTACAGTGGATAAAGAAGAATTAAGAGCTGATAAAGCTGTAAATGTTACGCGCAaggaattaaataatttgacTGCAGAATTATTTGAGTTTATAGATATATTTCCGAAAGAAGATCAGGAGATTTCAAAAACAAGAAGGTCtccagaaaataaaaatgtttcggTTGAAAACAATTTTATGGTAAGACCAtgatatgataactatattttaattaagaatataattttactgcaattttaattttggtTTAGAATTGTTCTGTAACAGATTTATTACCTACTTATAAAGAACCAGAACTTCCTAATTTAATGAATCCAAATCAACGCGAGTTATTGGCAGTTCAATTTCGTCAACATGTACAATTAATGGTACAACATTTTGCTATGACATATATGCACCCAGATCTGCATTCTCAGTCAAAAACGTGCAAAGAAAATCTAAATAGTATAAAGTAAGTTTACAACTAAGTAAGcagtttttaaattaaacatatATAGTGTATTAAGTATatattgaatttatattacttttattaggTACTTAAGTAATGGCCCTAATTCTGCATTCAATGTAGCAAATTTACCGGATGCTTTAAAATTAGTATCTGATtgggaaaataaatttttggaTAACAAATTTTCTGAAGATTTCAAAAAAGCTATGGCAGATGGGGAtgcaataaaaagaatatatctTAAAAATAGGTATAAGTGTATTCCTAAATTTGATCCAGAATTAAAAAAGCTATTTATGGACAGTAAAGCCCTAATGTATCCACAACTTTTGCCTGAAATACCATTCAGAagtgaattaaataaatttgtacgCCCTCCATATTTAAAATCTGAAGAGAGGtatgtaaataatatgtatgtagtatcaaaaaagtatatatattttatggaAATCTGTCTTCTAGTTTAATTGCATTGGGTTTGGAGCAGTTTCTCCCTTTTGTTGCCACTAAatcaaagaaattaaaaagtaagAAACTCCAACTATTAGATGcagtgaaattaattaatcagtatTTAGTGCCATGCAGGGAACCTGAAGGATTATTAAATCACATTGGAAAACGCCGATACACAAAGAATGCAAATCcaataaaagtaaatataatatatctacaaataatataacatatttttttaatataacagAACTTTACTAGAAAAATGTTTCCACAGCATTACTTTGAGAAGGGTTGTGCTCCTAGAACAATACATTACATAACATTAGAATGCGATCTCAAAGCACCCAAAGATCAATCAATAAATCTATTACCTGTAATTTGGCAAACTTATTGTAATAATGTAAgtatttcatacaaaatatttataaatgtttatataCGTAGTCGATATTCTacgttattatattttcttattatttaatatagttATCTTTTCCGCAAAATAAGGTACCTGATTATCTTGATCTCTCTTACTATTATTATCTTTGGAAAAAAATACTGCAGATTAAGCGTGAATGATTCCAGCAACAAAAAGTTAACACAAAAATGTGCCACCTTTAAGACTGTTCGACACTTATCTACAACATTTTTTGCTACAGATAATAATATTGATGTAAATCAAGATAATATCAAATGCCTCTTGTGTGTATATAGTCTGTACAAAAATTTGGGAAAGACTTTAGGAgcatatattgggttggcaactaagtgattgcagTTACAAAGTGTTTTTGTCAGTAAGACACTACGTACCCCTAAAGTTTTTCCCAAAcctttttgtatatttatcatATCATATGTATTCTTATAGACACAGcagaaaattaatatcttaaaGCAAAAACATATGGTTAATTCGTATAACGATATTATGAAGAAAGATTGCCTTACAAATGGAAATAGAAACCATGTTTCTGTTTCCAAAGCTCACATTTTGTGTACACAAAACCCACCTATTAATATATTACCAAAAATATTACCTGCAAATACAAAGCAGAAGACAACAACTAAAAATGCATTGAAAGATAATTTGTGCACAAGTGGAAACATTAATtgtgaaatttctaaaaatgtaTCAGACAATgaagtaaatattaaaatacataatacacATGCATTAAATACAGATTGTTCATTGCATCGTAACAGCTCTTTAAAAGTTATAACTatgcaagaagaaaaagagaaaaaaacagATGATAGTGAATTAAAAGAAGTTCGGAATGATGTACCTACAAATTCAATTACATCAAAACATCCAAAGTTTTCTAAAAAGTCTTCTGAAATAGTACAAGAATTACCTCAATTACGAAAAACTACTCCTAGGTTAGCAAAAACAAGAAGTGCtcaaaatatgaaattaatggCCCAAGTTTTAGGACCAAAAGGTTTATCATCTAATTGCAATGCCTTAAAATCCAGAGAAAAGAATGatatagataaaaatatagagaaaATATCTGATTCGCCTAAACTTGTGagtaaaattgttattaattttagtgaaataaaattaacgtttttaagatttttatatcttattttaGGATAATGAAGATGAAATTGCAGAGTTAATGTTAGCTAGCACAACTATTAAGAAAGATTCTATTAGTAGAAAGAAAGCTAAAGAAGCTAGAGAGTTAGAAAACATTAAAAGACTTTTAGAATCTGAAAATCCattaaacgaagaagaaagaggTTCAAGTATGTGTCTTAATAAGTTTAAAGTACTTgagttattttaatttacttatgttattttatatagagTTTGCAGCATCATATCTTCAGAAATTGCACTTGGCATTAGAATCTGACAATCCAGCAACATTACGATCTgtgataaaattatatttagatTATTATGACAAATTAGATAGCATTAATCAAATGGAGAACGAATTATCATTCTCGAGTCCATCAAGATCTTTGCACCATGAACAAATTATGGAAAAATCTGCGATAGATAAAGATGCAATAACTATTACTTTATATCGAGAtgtatgtgaaaaattacgagaATATCCTGAGCTTTGTACAGACTTTTTGTTGTTTTTGAGGCCACATCAAGCTGCAATGATGGATAAATCAGTGGAATATATAATGCTTCAAAAGATGAGCGAATTTGTTAAAGTAGCTCAAATATATTTTGCTAAACAACCTTCTCGAATAGCAAAAATGATGCAAGCTATTACACAGCTTTCATCCGATCCACAGATAACATTAGAACATGTTCATGCAACTATGAGTCCCATATTTAAGGGACATCCTTTAGTTAtggatttatttttacaaatattaccCACTGCTAAACCTCCAGAAAGgtaacataaataataatattattatatatattaataagaaaaaattatctaattatatttatttaatttattatcttaCAGTTTGTTTGCATCACATATGTTTGAAAACTTAACATGTCCAGTGGGACCATatgataaaagtaaaatttatacTGAAGATGCACCtgaattatatgaaaatatagaattgcCTGTATTATCATTTCAAGAAGATCCTTATGGTGGAGAAAACTGCAAATGCAGTTGTCATAACGATGAAGAATCCActtctaaaaatatttctgaacATTGTGTGTCTTGTGGCACAAGGGTAtgttttttcttatttattttttgataGTTTTTAAAATAGTCTCAAATACAGAATAGAAGTGAAAAGATGAATTACAACTAATAAACATACACATATTAACTACTTGTGGATAgcttctttaaaataaaagttaatattttatatgtattatttgaaattgtttaacatatttttaatacaaaaatttatgatttacatttaaaaaatacagttcctcaatggaaaaatttacCTTCAAACATCTGAAGGTTTAAGACctgcaaaaattattttccctGGAGCTGAAGAAGAAAAGTTGGAAAATATTGCGCGTATATCTTTAAAAGCTACTGATAAATTTGCTTCATCTATTTCATCTACACAACGAAGAAAGTCTTCAAAGAATGAATTTCATACCGATGAACAACATCAGAAATCTTTTATAGCAAAAAATTCACCTACcaaagaaaacgaagaaggagaaaaattaattataaagtCTAAAAAAGCTATAAAATCGCCGTCAAAATCTACAGATCagaaaaaagattttaaaagACCCAGAAGTGAAATAAATCATATAAATAGAAGTGCAAAAAAAATACGCATATctcaatgtaaaaataaaaaagagaaacaaattgACAAGCaagaaataaaagtagaaTACATAGACTCAAATGTTAGTGATCATATGAAATTAGGTGAAAAAGGATGCTTATTCAttgattataaaaattctaaagaAACAGTAGCAAAAAATACATCGGATGCGAAAATAGGAACGTCAAATGATAGCATAAGCAAGGTTGATTTATCCGATGAGATAAAAAATTCTGTTGATTTAAGTACCAATGTAAATACAAAGTCATGGACACGGCAGGAAGATATGATCTTATTACAAGctgtaaaaaaagaatattctgAGAATTCACTTATCCTAGTCAGTAAAACATTAGGAAATCGTACAATTGATCAAGTGAGTCTACACTAGTgtacaaaattaaaagatcataaaattttcaatgaaaagtTATCAATATTTAAGCTGTTATACTGTTATACTGTAACTGTTATGTGTAACTGTGAGCTCATTTTAAAGCTCTCTCATAATCATGTGTTCATTTTTTGTAGAGATGTTTGTAAGTATATCATGGGTGAGAAAGTAAAGATACTTCttcttttcaaaaattttataacttCAAACGATTGTACGgagtttgaaaaatttttttcggGATTTATTTTAAGATGACCTTGTAAAAGAAAATCCCCTTTACAACAACCTAACAAAAGTTGATGTGCGAATTTTTGGTTGCCGTCTTATTGCACTTTAAATAGGAAGTATTCCGCTGGATTTGGAATAGCTCAAAGTACATCATGATAAGATTGCACGGCGTAGTGTTACGTCTGTAATGTACGGTGACAAAAGATCATACATCAACTTTTGATAAATTGTTGTAAAAAGTAGACTTCCTTTTACAAAGTCATCTTAAAACGTAAATTCTGTACAATTGTttgaatttctaaaatttgcGAGAAAAAGAAGCACTTTTTCAaccgttatatgatataaaaacATCTCTGAAAAAGAATGGACACAGGGTTATGAGGAATTTTCAAGTTTCAAAATAAGGCCAGTTAAATATCTTAAGTTAAGTTAAGTTATACAATTTTCTTCCACGAAGTTATAgcaattaatataaaattgatataaatatcgACAATTTTTCGCCAAAAATTTTGTGATCCTTTAATTTTTCACACcagtatatattatttttttatatattctgatgcttatatattttgaatatgtatattatgtatcTAATGTCATTCTATAGGTTAGAGAAAGATGCGAAATCCTGCTCTCTTTGTTAAAGAAGATGATGTAATTATCTTTAGTTAAAAaggatataacgttattactcTTTATTCCAAACTTTCACTGGGTAAGTATATgctagtaaaaaatattttcataaaatgtaatatccttaaatacatatattatctctttttattgttttattttttattgttattatataataacaacAAGATTATTAGAATACCTACATATTTTGACATAAATCGTTAACTTGTTATTGTTATAGATTATAGACTTGCTCCCATCAGTGACAAAAATCACTTTGCATAACAAACTATGCCATAACAACGAAATGTAAAccaaatatattaattaaaatattcaactgAGGATAGCAGTACAtggtataaaattataagattATTTGCAGCATTGAAagctttaattttttaatttcgtcaAAAATTTTTTAGTGTATTCAAATTTTTGCAggaggaaaaagacaacaatGGAGTATTACACTAATACTATTATTACAAAGAAAACATACT
Coding sequences within it:
- the LOC126869501 gene encoding uncharacterized protein LOC126869501 isoform X2, with the translated sequence MAMIKNRLYNTEDDIAFEPRLTRAKTKELAAAQVNIPWPITPVKKTSSEVQALIEEELPEDSSDEEYNPEQESHDPEGIFKIPGIPYVPTEEESIGQRTRSKVCLSETPLEQIEQAFIPPDITIDMYDLDCEKDEDWDNFLKEFTQPLTQEPMVEDDSEADPEYNILEDEETELLDKEELRADKAVNVTRKELNNLTAELFEFIDIFPKEDQEISKTRRSPENKNVSVENNFMNCSVTDLLPTYKEPELPNLMNPNQRELLAVQFRQHVQLMVQHFAMTYMHPDLHSQSKTCKENLNSIKYLSNGPNSAFNVANLPDALKLVSDWENKFLDNKFSEDFKKAMADGDAIKRIYLKNRYKCIPKFDPELKKLFMDSKALMYPQLLPEIPFRSELNKFVRPPYLKSEESLIALGLEQFLPFVATKSKKLKSKKLQLLDAVKLINQYLVPCREPEGLLNHIGKRRYTKNANPIKHYFEKGCAPRTIHYITLECDLKAPKDQSINLLPVIWQTYCNNTQQKINILKQKHMVNSYNDIMKKDCLTNGNRNHVSVSKAHILCTQNPPINILPKILPANTKQKTTTKNALKDNLCTSGNINCEISKNVSDNEVNIKIHNTHALNTDCSLHRNSSLKVITMQEEKEKKTDDSELKEVRNDVPTNSITSKHPKFSKKSSEIVQELPQLRKTTPRLAKTRSAQNMKLMAQVLGPKGLSSNCNALKSREKNDIDKNIEKISDSPKLDNEDEIAELMLASTTIKKDSISRKKAKEARELENIKRLLESENPLNEEERGSKFAASYLQKLHLALESDNPATLRSVIKLYLDYYDKLDSINQMENELSFSSPSRSLHHEQIMEKSAIDKDAITITLYRDVCEKLREYPELCTDFLLFLRPHQAAMMDKSVEYIMLQKMSEFVKVAQIYFAKQPSRIAKMMQAITQLSSDPQITLEHVHATMSPIFKGHPLVMDLFLQILPTAKPPESLFASHMFENLTCPVGPYDKSKIYTEDAPELYENIELPVLSFQEDPYGGENCKCSCHNDEESTSKNISEHCVSCGTRFLNGKIYLQTSEGLRPAKIIFPGAEEEKLENIARISLKATDKFASSISSTQRRKSSKNEFHTDEQHQKSFIAKNSPTKENEEGEKLIIKSKKAIKSPSKSTDQKKDFKRPRSEINHINRSAKKIRISQCKNKKEKQIDKQEIKVEYIDSNVSDHMKLGEKGCLFIDYKNSKETVAKNTSDAKIGTSNDSISKVDLSDEIKNSVDLSTNVNTKSWTRQEDMILLQAVKKEYSENSLILVSKTLGNRTIDQVRERCEILLSLLKKMM
- the LOC126869501 gene encoding uncharacterized protein LOC126869501 isoform X1 — its product is MYDLDCEKDEDWDNFLKEFTQPLTQEPMVEDDSEADPEYNILEDEETELLDKEELRADKAVNVTRKELNNLTAELFEFIDIFPKEDQEISKTRRSPENKNVSVENNFMNCSVTDLLPTYKEPELPNLMNPNQRELLAVQFRQHVQLMVQHFAMTYMHPDLHSQSKTCKENLNSIKYLSNGPNSAFNVANLPDALKLVSDWENKFLDNKFSEDFKKAMADGDAIKRIYLKNRYKCIPKFDPELKKLFMDSKALMYPQLLPEIPFRSELNKFVRPPYLKSEESLIALGLEQFLPFVATKSKKLKSKKLQLLDAVKLINQYLVPCREPEGLLNHIGKRRYTKNANPIKHYFEKGCAPRTIHYITLECDLKAPKDQSINLLPVIWQTYCNNTQQKINILKQKHMVNSYNDIMKKDCLTNGNRNHVSVSKAHILCTQNPPINILPKILPANTKQKTTTKNALKDNLCTSGNINCEISKNVSDNEVNIKIHNTHALNTDCSLHRNSSLKVITMQEEKEKKTDDSELKEVRNDVPTNSITSKHPKFSKKSSEIVQELPQLRKTTPRLAKTRSAQNMKLMAQVLGPKGLSSNCNALKSREKNDIDKNIEKISDSPKLDNEDEIAELMLASTTIKKDSISRKKAKEARELENIKRLLESENPLNEEERGSKFAASYLQKLHLALESDNPATLRSVIKLYLDYYDKLDSINQMENELSFSSPSRSLHHEQIMEKSAIDKDAITITLYRDVCEKLREYPELCTDFLLFLRPHQAAMMDKSVEYIMLQKMSEFVKVAQIYFAKQPSRIAKMMQAITQLSSDPQITLEHVHATMSPIFKGHPLVMDLFLQILPTAKPPESLFASHMFENLTCPVGPYDKSKIYTEDAPELYENIELPVLSFQEDPYGGENCKCSCHNDEESTSKNISEHCVSCGTRFLNGKIYLQTSEGLRPAKIIFPGAEEEKLENIARISLKATDKFASSISSTQRRKSSKNEFHTDEQHQKSFIAKNSPTKENEEGEKLIIKSKKAIKSPSKSTDQKKDFKRPRSEINHINRSAKKIRISQCKNKKEKQIDKQEIKVEYIDSNVSDHMKLGEKGCLFIDYKNSKETVAKNTSDAKIGTSNDSISKVDLSDEIKNSVDLSTNVNTKSWTRQEDMILLQAVKKEYSENSLILVSKTLGNRTIDQVRERCEILLSLLKKMM